Proteins from a genomic interval of Acidimicrobiales bacterium:
- a CDS encoding citrate synthase has protein sequence MTDATGPRTRTVADVMSSPAITAAPRESLAEAAGRMSEHRLGSVVVVEERRPVGILTERDLVRFAASGADASVTKVSEWMTERPDTVSPHVEVAEAWRNLAEHGYRHIPVVEDTELVGVVSMRDLMRIAQIRPVEQAVTDVPKGLEGVVVAETTIGDVRGLEGFYHYRQYSAVELAEKRSLEDVWHLVFFGELPTAAQREELRRRVRAYRTIPDSVRPLLPPIAAAGDRFVALDALRSAVSLSASSLGFRASLDLGASELEDEAMRMCALVPTLVMALYRLSEGHEPIEPHPELDYAANYLYMLSGEVPDPAKARALEKYLISTIDHGFNSSTFTARVITSTGADLGAAVVGAIGALSGPLHGGAPSRALDMLDAIGRPENADAYIRDVVQRGGRIMGFGHRVYKTDDPRSLMLRDVALGLGGPLADFARQVEQTVVGVLSELKPGRSLYTNVEFYAGVVMSECGLPRALFTPTFSSSRTIGWCAHILEQAGDNRLIRPSAHYTGPPPPQPVPDPE, from the coding sequence ATGACCGACGCCACCGGACCCCGCACCCGTACCGTCGCCGACGTCATGAGCAGCCCCGCCATCACGGCCGCGCCCCGCGAGAGCCTGGCCGAGGCGGCTGGGCGGATGTCCGAGCACCGGCTGGGATCGGTCGTGGTCGTCGAGGAACGACGCCCGGTCGGCATCCTGACCGAGCGCGACCTCGTTCGCTTCGCCGCCTCGGGCGCGGACGCGTCCGTGACCAAGGTGTCCGAGTGGATGACAGAGCGGCCCGACACGGTGTCGCCCCACGTCGAGGTCGCCGAGGCGTGGCGCAACCTGGCCGAGCACGGGTACCGGCACATCCCCGTCGTCGAGGACACCGAGCTGGTCGGCGTGGTCTCGATGCGCGACCTCATGCGCATCGCCCAGATCCGACCGGTCGAGCAGGCCGTCACCGATGTCCCCAAGGGCCTCGAGGGTGTCGTCGTCGCCGAGACCACCATCGGCGACGTTCGCGGCCTCGAGGGCTTTTACCACTACCGCCAGTACTCCGCCGTCGAGCTGGCCGAGAAGCGCTCGCTCGAGGACGTGTGGCACCTCGTGTTCTTCGGAGAGCTGCCCACCGCCGCTCAGCGTGAGGAGCTACGCCGGCGGGTGCGCGCCTACCGCACGATCCCGGACTCGGTGCGTCCGCTGCTGCCCCCCATCGCCGCTGCGGGCGACCGGTTCGTGGCGCTCGACGCGCTGCGGTCGGCGGTGTCGCTGAGCGCCAGCTCGCTCGGCTTTCGGGCCAGCCTGGACCTCGGCGCCTCGGAACTGGAGGACGAGGCCATGCGGATGTGCGCGCTCGTCCCGACGCTCGTGATGGCGCTCTACCGACTCAGCGAGGGCCACGAGCCGATCGAGCCGCACCCGGAGCTCGACTACGCGGCCAACTACCTCTACATGCTCAGCGGAGAGGTGCCGGATCCGGCCAAGGCCCGGGCCCTCGAGAAGTACCTCATCTCCACCATCGACCACGGCTTCAACTCGTCGACGTTCACCGCCCGGGTCATCACCTCGACCGGCGCCGATCTCGGCGCCGCGGTGGTCGGTGCCATCGGCGCGCTCTCCGGTCCGCTCCACGGCGGCGCTCCCAGTCGGGCCCTCGACATGCTCGACGCCATCGGTCGACCCGAGAACGCCGACGCCTATATCCGTGACGTGGTCCAGCGGGGCGGGCGGATCATGGGCTTCGGCCATCGGGTCTACAAGACCGACGACCCCCGCTCGCTCATGCTGCGGGATGTGGCCCTCGGCCTCGGCGGGCCGCTGGCGGACTTCGCCCGACAGGTCGAGCAGACCGTGGTGGGTGTGCTCAGCGAGCTCAAGCCGGGCCGATCGCTGTACACCAACGTCGAGTTCTACGCCGGCGTCGTGATGAGCGAGTGCGGGCTGCCCCGGGCACTGTTCACCCCGACCTTCTCCAGCAGCCGCACGATCGGCTGGTGCGCCCACATCCTCGAGCAGGCCGGCGACAACCGCCTCATCCGCCCGAGCGCCCACTACACGGGGCCACCGCCTCCACAGCCCGTGCCCGACCCCGAGTAA
- a CDS encoding PAC2 family protein, with the protein MDALRWSDRPTLRRPVLVAAFEGWNDAADAATTAARYLARSWSARPFAELDPEEFFDFTATRPQVRLDEETTRHIEWPANTFTSAALPGRARDVVFLHGTEPQLRWRTFSEVLAHTASELGVELVVTLGALLAEVAHSRPVRVTGTAADPQLVARLGLRRSRYEGPTGIVGVLQDSFSRSGVPSASLWATVPHYVGQTPSPKATLALVERTAALLGAGIEAVDLQIASSAYERQVTELVDADDEASAYVAQLEQDDDEGDEMPSGDSLAAEVERFLRDHDD; encoded by the coding sequence ATGGACGCGTTGCGATGGAGCGACCGGCCCACGCTCCGCCGGCCGGTCCTGGTGGCGGCGTTCGAGGGCTGGAACGACGCCGCCGACGCCGCCACCACTGCGGCCCGCTACCTGGCCCGATCGTGGTCGGCGCGCCCGTTCGCCGAGCTGGACCCGGAGGAGTTCTTCGACTTCACCGCGACCCGACCGCAGGTCCGCCTCGACGAAGAGACCACCCGGCACATCGAGTGGCCGGCGAACACCTTCACCTCCGCCGCCCTCCCCGGCCGGGCGCGCGACGTCGTCTTCCTGCACGGCACCGAGCCCCAGCTGCGCTGGCGGACGTTCAGCGAGGTGCTCGCCCACACGGCCAGCGAGCTCGGCGTCGAGCTCGTCGTCACCCTCGGGGCCCTGCTGGCCGAGGTGGCCCACAGCCGGCCGGTGCGGGTGACGGGCACGGCGGCCGATCCTCAGCTGGTGGCCCGTCTCGGACTGCGGCGCTCGCGCTACGAGGGCCCCACCGGGATCGTCGGCGTCCTGCAAGACAGCTTCTCCCGGTCCGGCGTCCCCTCGGCTTCGCTGTGGGCGACCGTCCCCCACTACGTGGGCCAGACACCCTCGCCCAAGGCCACGCTGGCGCTGGTCGAGCGCACCGCCGCGCTGCTGGGCGCCGGCATCGAGGCCGTCGACCTCCAGATCGCGTCCTCCGCCTACGAGCGTCAGGTCACCGAGCTGGTCGACGCCGACGACGAGGCGTCGGCCTACGTGGCCCAGCTGGAGCAGGACGACGACGAGGGTGACGAGATGCCTTCGGGCGATTCCCTGGCGGCCGAGGTGGAGCGCTTCCTGCGCGATCACGACGACTGA
- a CDS encoding amidase family protein encodes MDTVVNLAEAVRKGERKATEVLDQHAAAIGAADDKLNAFVHLDLDLARQAAEEVDARRARGEDPGPLAGVPFGVKDLEDCAGMPTSYGSLLFKGRPPVTEDSVHVRRLRAAGAVPVGKTATPEFGTVCFTSTRAWGTTANPWDLDRTPGGSSGGSAAAVAAGLVPFCTASDGGGSTRIPAAFSGLVGFKASYGRIPHPDAAPSQTSCLGALTTSVADAARHLDVAAGPDDRDRASLPPAGVVFERAIEELDVAGLRAAWSPDLGFAVVDPEVSELTESAALALAEAAGLELVDRPITLTDPVRTWLTSGAGDLWMDLEEGMYPEQADDMDPLSRLALDATVDLAMPRYARIVRRRAQLEQEVAAVFGDVDVVLTPATAVPAFAASGPMPSEIAGQKVHPAMVVPFTMVGNLCWNPAVSVPAGPTEAGLPVGLQVMGRRHADAMVLRLARIYEQVRPWPQVAPRPFTRSA; translated from the coding sequence ATGGACACCGTCGTGAATCTGGCCGAGGCCGTCCGCAAGGGTGAGCGAAAGGCCACCGAGGTCCTCGACCAGCACGCCGCCGCCATCGGCGCCGCTGACGACAAGCTCAACGCCTTCGTCCACCTCGACCTGGACCTGGCCCGCCAGGCGGCCGAAGAGGTCGACGCCCGCCGGGCGCGGGGCGAGGACCCCGGTCCCCTCGCCGGCGTGCCCTTCGGCGTGAAGGACCTCGAGGACTGCGCGGGCATGCCCACCTCGTACGGCTCGCTGCTGTTCAAGGGCAGGCCCCCGGTGACCGAGGACTCCGTCCACGTTCGCCGCCTGCGCGCGGCCGGCGCCGTGCCTGTCGGCAAGACGGCGACACCGGAGTTCGGCACCGTGTGCTTCACCAGCACCCGGGCTTGGGGGACGACGGCGAACCCGTGGGATCTCGACCGGACGCCGGGCGGGTCGAGCGGGGGCTCGGCGGCCGCCGTCGCCGCCGGGCTCGTTCCCTTCTGCACCGCCAGCGACGGCGGCGGCTCGACCCGCATCCCCGCCGCCTTCAGCGGGCTGGTCGGCTTCAAGGCCAGCTACGGCCGCATCCCCCACCCCGATGCGGCGCCCTCCCAGACGAGCTGTCTCGGCGCACTGACGACGTCCGTCGCCGACGCCGCCCGCCACCTCGACGTGGCCGCCGGGCCTGACGACCGGGACCGGGCCTCGCTCCCGCCCGCCGGCGTCGTCTTCGAGCGGGCCATCGAGGAGCTGGACGTGGCTGGCCTGCGGGCGGCGTGGTCGCCGGACCTCGGCTTCGCCGTCGTCGATCCGGAGGTCTCCGAGCTCACCGAGTCCGCCGCCCTCGCGCTCGCCGAGGCGGCCGGGCTCGAGCTCGTCGACCGTCCGATCACGCTGACCGATCCGGTGCGGACCTGGCTCACGTCCGGCGCCGGCGACCTGTGGATGGACCTCGAGGAGGGCATGTACCCCGAGCAGGCCGACGACATGGACCCGCTCAGCCGCCTGGCCCTCGACGCCACGGTCGACCTCGCCATGCCCAGGTACGCGCGCATCGTGCGCCGCCGAGCCCAGTTGGAGCAGGAGGTCGCCGCCGTCTTCGGTGACGTCGACGTGGTGCTCACCCCGGCCACGGCCGTGCCCGCGTTCGCCGCCAGCGGTCCGATGCCGAGCGAGATCGCCGGCCAGAAGGTCCACCCCGCCATGGTGGTGCCCTTCACCATGGTCGGGAACCTGTGCTGGAACCCCGCCGTGTCGGTGCCGGCCGGACCCACCGAGGCGGGGCTGCCCGTCGGCCTCCAGGTCATGGGGCGTCGCCACGCCGACGCCATGGTCCTGCGCCTGGCGCGCATCTACGAGCAGGTCCGCCCCTGGCCCCAGGTGGCGCCCAGGCCCTTCACGCGCTCGGCCTGA
- a CDS encoding NUDIX hydrolase N-terminal domain-containing protein has translation MAERLSPRDLIRWSESLSAIARTGLGFSDNLYERERFEEVLKVAADIRVVARAEGEDAAGTAVEEWLDSVGEGVPGYVTPKVAVGAIVGNDRGEVLLVKRADSGVWLYPTGWADVGYSASEVVVKEVYEETGMEVEPVRLIAVLDGLRLGFTRVPLYSLIFHCRVLGGELRAHPLECADVGWFAEEHLPQPIAGAQLWSNHVFAAIRGEPLEVLFDQPRQPTWRGAE, from the coding sequence GTGGCTGAACGGCTCTCACCTCGCGATCTGATCCGCTGGAGCGAGAGCCTTTCCGCCATCGCCCGGACCGGCCTCGGCTTCAGTGACAATCTCTACGAGCGGGAGCGCTTCGAGGAGGTGCTGAAGGTGGCGGCCGACATCCGGGTTGTCGCCCGCGCCGAGGGCGAGGACGCCGCCGGCACCGCGGTCGAGGAGTGGCTCGACTCGGTGGGCGAGGGCGTCCCCGGCTATGTCACGCCGAAGGTCGCCGTTGGCGCCATCGTCGGCAACGACCGGGGCGAGGTGTTGCTGGTGAAGCGGGCCGACTCTGGGGTGTGGCTCTACCCGACCGGCTGGGCGGACGTCGGCTACTCGGCGTCGGAGGTCGTGGTCAAGGAGGTGTACGAGGAGACGGGGATGGAGGTCGAGCCCGTGCGCCTCATCGCCGTGCTCGACGGCCTGCGGCTGGGCTTCACCCGTGTGCCGCTGTACTCGCTGATCTTCCACTGTCGGGTCCTCGGAGGTGAGCTCCGCGCCCACCCCCTCGAGTGCGCCGACGTGGGGTGGTTCGCGGAGGAGCACCTGCCCCAGCCCATCGCCGGGGCCCAGCTCTGGTCGAACCACGTCTTCGCCGCCATACGGGGCGAGCCCCTCGAGGTGCTGTTCGATCAGCCCCGCCAGCCCACGTGGCGGGGCGCCGAGTAA
- the larE gene encoding ATP-dependent sacrificial sulfur transferase LarE: MAPDLDGLRHELRRHGHMVVAFSGGADSAFLARIATDALGPDRVLCATAVSPSLAPEELADCEALVAEWGLRWTSVATDELANPDYSANDGTRCYHCKAELMAALGPIAAAENAVVALGVNVDDLGDHRPGQQAAQEGGAVFPLVEAGFTKADVRAASKLLGLRTWDKPAAACLASRVPYGTPVTIGVLESVARAESALRLLGFGQLRVRHYGELARIELDGAELARAIECREAIVAAVREAGYTYVTLDLEGFRSGNLNRSLGAASRAAGALQSARP; this comes from the coding sequence ATGGCTCCCGACCTCGACGGTCTGCGTCACGAGCTTCGCCGACACGGTCACATGGTGGTCGCGTTCAGCGGGGGCGCCGACTCCGCCTTCCTGGCCCGGATCGCCACCGACGCGCTGGGCCCCGATCGGGTCCTCTGCGCCACCGCGGTCTCGCCGTCGCTGGCGCCCGAAGAGCTCGCCGACTGCGAGGCCCTGGTCGCCGAGTGGGGACTGCGCTGGACCTCGGTGGCGACCGACGAGCTGGCGAACCCCGACTACTCGGCCAACGACGGGACCCGCTGCTACCACTGCAAGGCCGAGCTCATGGCGGCCCTGGGCCCGATCGCCGCCGCCGAGAACGCTGTCGTCGCCCTCGGTGTCAACGTCGACGACCTGGGCGACCATCGCCCCGGACAGCAGGCGGCGCAGGAGGGCGGGGCCGTGTTCCCGCTCGTCGAGGCCGGGTTCACCAAGGCGGACGTGCGCGCTGCGTCCAAGCTCCTCGGCCTGCGCACCTGGGACAAACCGGCAGCGGCGTGCCTGGCGTCGAGGGTCCCGTACGGCACGCCCGTCACCATCGGTGTCCTCGAGTCGGTGGCACGGGCGGAGTCGGCCCTCCGCCTGCTCGGCTTCGGTCAGCTGCGGGTCCGCCATTACGGAGAGCTCGCCCGCATCGAGCTCGACGGCGCCGAGCTGGCCCGGGCGATCGAGTGCCGGGAGGCGATCGTCGCCGCGGTCCGCGAGGCCGGGTACACGTATGTGACGCTCGATCTCGAAGGCTTCCGGTCCGGCAACCTCAACCGTTCCCTCGGGGCGGCCTCCCGGGCCGCCGGTGCGCTGCAGAGTGCGCGCCCGTGA
- a CDS encoding chlorite dismutase family protein: MPEPLVPSTGWGVLHLFGRCGPDVSREAVINIVKSAQADDQQVVTFAVLGHKADLGFLALGPDLWRLRAFQSALQAAGIEVTDSYVSLTEVSEYAQGMPDEMKRPRLYPQLPPEGKRAICFYPMSKRRNEGQNWYALPYQERDALMRSHGATGRTFAGRVLQLITGSTGIDDFEWGVTLFAVRPDDLKDVVYTMRFDEVSAQYAEFGPFYTGLIGGTEEVLEQIARP, translated from the coding sequence GTGCCGGAGCCCCTCGTACCGTCGACCGGATGGGGTGTCCTCCATCTGTTCGGCAGGTGCGGTCCCGATGTCAGCCGCGAGGCGGTGATCAATATCGTGAAGTCGGCCCAGGCCGACGACCAGCAGGTCGTCACGTTCGCCGTCCTCGGGCACAAGGCCGACCTCGGCTTCCTCGCCCTGGGGCCCGACCTGTGGCGACTGCGGGCCTTCCAGTCCGCTCTGCAGGCGGCGGGGATCGAGGTGACCGACTCCTACGTCTCGCTCACCGAGGTCTCGGAGTACGCCCAGGGCATGCCCGACGAGATGAAGCGGCCCCGGCTGTACCCGCAGCTGCCGCCCGAGGGCAAGCGGGCCATCTGCTTCTACCCGATGTCCAAGCGCCGCAACGAGGGCCAGAACTGGTATGCCCTCCCATACCAGGAGCGCGACGCGCTGATGCGAAGCCATGGAGCCACCGGCCGCACCTTCGCCGGCCGGGTGCTGCAGCTGATCACCGGCTCGACCGGCATCGACGACTTCGAGTGGGGGGTCACGCTGTTCGCGGTCCGTCCCGACGACCTCAAGGATGTCGTCTACACGATGCGCTTCGACGAGGTGTCGGCCCAGTACGCCGAGTTCGGACCCTTCTACACCGGGCTGATCGGTGGCACGGAAGAGGTGCTCGAGCAGATCGCCCGCCCGTGA
- the groL gene encoding chaperonin GroEL (60 kDa chaperone family; promotes refolding of misfolded polypeptides especially under stressful conditions; forms two stacked rings of heptamers to form a barrel-shaped 14mer; ends can be capped by GroES; misfolded proteins enter the barrel where they are refolded when GroES binds), with amino-acid sequence MPKLIAFDEHARRQLESGMNQLADAVRVTLGPKGRNVVLDKKWGAPTITNDGVSIAKEIELEDPYEKIGAELVKEVAKKTDDVAGDGTTTATVLAWSMVHEGLRNVAAGANPMSLKRGIESAVETAVSSLKQSANEIDSKDQIAQVAAISAADPEIGGMISEAIDKVGKDGVITVEESQTFGMEMDLVEGMRFDKGYISPYFVTDPERMEAGLEDAYLLLVGSKISAVRDLLPVLEKVMQSGRPLVIISEDVEGEALATLVVNKIRGTFKSVAVKAPGFGDRRKAMLQDMAILTGGQVITEEVGLKLENVTLDLLGKARKVVVTKDETTVVEGGGTESDIKGRIAQIKAEIENTDSDYDREKLQERLAKLSGGVAVIKVGAATEVELKEKKHRIEDAVSTTKAAIEEGVVAGGGVALLRAQAAVLDAAEKLDHDEATGARIVARAVEEPLKQIAVNAGLEGGVVVERVRNLTKPNEGFNALSGDYEDLVKAGVIDAAKVTRSALQNAASIAGLFLTTEAVIVDKPEESAPAMPGGGMEDY; translated from the coding sequence ATGCCCAAGTTGATCGCCTTCGACGAGCATGCCCGGCGGCAGCTCGAGAGCGGCATGAACCAGCTGGCCGACGCGGTCCGCGTCACCCTGGGCCCCAAGGGTCGCAACGTCGTATTGGACAAGAAGTGGGGTGCGCCGACGATCACCAACGATGGCGTGTCCATCGCCAAGGAGATCGAGCTGGAGGACCCCTACGAGAAGATCGGGGCCGAGCTGGTCAAGGAGGTGGCCAAGAAGACCGACGACGTCGCCGGTGACGGCACCACCACGGCGACCGTCCTGGCCTGGTCGATGGTCCACGAGGGGCTGCGCAACGTCGCCGCCGGGGCGAACCCCATGTCGCTCAAGCGGGGGATCGAGTCGGCCGTCGAGACCGCCGTGTCCTCACTGAAGCAGTCGGCCAACGAGATCGACTCCAAGGACCAGATCGCCCAGGTGGCGGCCATCTCGGCTGCCGACCCCGAGATCGGGGGCATGATCTCCGAGGCGATCGACAAGGTCGGCAAGGACGGTGTCATCACCGTCGAGGAGTCCCAGACCTTCGGCATGGAGATGGACCTCGTCGAGGGCATGCGCTTCGACAAGGGCTACATCTCGCCCTACTTCGTCACCGATCCCGAGCGCATGGAGGCGGGCCTGGAGGACGCCTACCTCCTCCTCGTCGGCTCGAAGATCTCCGCCGTCCGGGACCTCCTCCCGGTCCTCGAGAAGGTCATGCAGTCCGGGCGCCCGCTGGTCATCATCTCCGAGGATGTCGAGGGCGAGGCCCTGGCCACCCTGGTGGTCAACAAGATCCGGGGCACGTTCAAGAGCGTGGCCGTCAAGGCCCCCGGCTTCGGCGACCGGCGCAAGGCCATGCTCCAGGACATGGCCATCCTCACTGGTGGCCAGGTCATCACCGAGGAGGTCGGGCTCAAGCTCGAGAACGTCACCCTCGATCTGCTGGGCAAGGCCCGCAAGGTGGTCGTGACCAAGGACGAGACGACCGTCGTCGAGGGCGGCGGCACCGAGTCCGACATCAAGGGCCGCATCGCCCAGATCAAGGCCGAGATCGAGAACACCGACTCCGACTACGACCGGGAGAAGCTCCAGGAGCGCCTGGCCAAGCTGTCGGGCGGTGTCGCGGTCATCAAGGTCGGGGCCGCCACCGAGGTCGAGCTCAAGGAGAAGAAGCACCGCATCGAGGACGCCGTCAGCACCACGAAGGCGGCCATCGAGGAAGGTGTCGTGGCCGGCGGGGGCGTGGCGCTCCTGCGGGCCCAGGCCGCCGTGCTCGACGCGGCCGAGAAGCTCGATCACGACGAGGCCACCGGGGCCAGGATCGTGGCCCGCGCCGTCGAGGAGCCCCTCAAGCAGATCGCGGTCAACGCCGGCCTCGAGGGCGGCGTCGTGGTCGAGCGGGTTCGCAACCTCACCAAGCCGAACGAGGGCTTCAATGCTCTCAGCGGTGACTACGAGGACCTCGTCAAGGCGGGTGTCATCGACGCCGCCAAGGTGACCCGCTCGGCGCTGCAGAACGCGGCGTCGATCGCCGGGCTGTTCCTCACCACCGAGGCCGTCATCGTCGACAAGCCCGAGGAGAGCGCTCCGGCCATGCCGGGCGGGGGCATGGAGGACTACTAG
- a CDS encoding ubiquitin-like small modifier protein 1, with protein sequence MSVTVRVPTQLRTLTNGAGEVAVEGSTVGEVLKALDASHPGFAGRLFDDAGTLRRFVNVFLADEDVRFLQGLDTPVPEGQTLSIIPAVAGG encoded by the coding sequence ATGAGCGTGACCGTCCGGGTGCCGACCCAGCTCCGCACTCTGACCAACGGCGCCGGCGAGGTCGCCGTCGAGGGGTCCACCGTCGGTGAGGTCCTCAAGGCGCTCGACGCCTCCCATCCTGGGTTCGCCGGGCGGCTCTTCGACGACGCCGGGACGCTGCGCCGGTTCGTCAACGTGTTCCTCGCCGACGAGGACGTCCGCTTCCTGCAGGGTCTGGATACCCCGGTGCCCGAGGGACAGACGCTGTCGATCATCCCTGCCGTCGCTGGAGGCTGA
- a CDS encoding threonine synthase: MAFIEGLRCRECARVYPAEALHVCDYCFGPLEVTYDYEAIADHVSAGTIAAGPDTIWRYADLLPVEAEAPVDLGAGFTPLVRADRLASELGLGELWVKNDTVNPTGSFKDRVVSVALTKARQLGFKVAACASTGNLANAVAAHAARAGMESFVFIPHDLELAKIVTTAVYGGRLIAVEGNYDDVNRLCAELTAEHPSWAFVNVNVRTYYAEGSKTLAFEVAEQLGWEAPDHVVVPVGSGSQLTKIHKGFQELGQVGLLPEAPEVRISGAQATGCAPVATAFADGVDHIRPVRPSTIAKSLAIGDPADGWYALDTVRSTGGALDAVTDEEIVEGIGLLARTEGIFAETAGGVTVATLAKLAAAGVVRSDERVVAYVTGHGLKTVDAVTPHAGPSATIAPSMDAFAEALAELEQIDRP; this comes from the coding sequence GTGGCGTTCATAGAAGGCCTTCGCTGCCGGGAATGCGCGCGCGTGTACCCGGCCGAGGCCCTGCACGTCTGTGACTACTGTTTCGGGCCCCTCGAGGTCACCTACGACTACGAGGCCATCGCCGACCACGTGAGCGCCGGCACCATCGCCGCCGGGCCCGACACCATCTGGCGCTACGCCGACCTGCTGCCGGTCGAGGCCGAGGCCCCTGTCGACCTCGGGGCCGGCTTCACGCCGCTGGTCCGGGCCGACCGCCTGGCCTCCGAGCTCGGGCTCGGGGAGCTGTGGGTCAAGAACGACACCGTGAACCCGACGGGGTCGTTCAAGGACAGGGTCGTGTCGGTGGCCCTCACCAAGGCCCGCCAGCTGGGGTTCAAGGTGGCGGCGTGCGCCTCGACCGGCAACCTGGCGAACGCCGTGGCCGCCCACGCCGCCCGGGCGGGCATGGAGTCTTTCGTGTTCATCCCGCACGACCTCGAGCTGGCAAAGATCGTGACCACCGCCGTCTACGGCGGCCGCCTCATCGCCGTCGAGGGCAACTACGACGACGTGAACCGGCTGTGCGCGGAGCTGACGGCGGAGCACCCGTCGTGGGCGTTCGTCAACGTGAACGTGCGCACCTACTACGCCGAGGGGTCGAAGACCCTCGCCTTCGAGGTGGCCGAGCAGCTGGGATGGGAGGCCCCCGACCACGTGGTCGTACCCGTCGGATCCGGCAGCCAGTTGACCAAGATCCACAAGGGTTTTCAGGAGCTGGGCCAGGTGGGCCTGCTGCCCGAGGCTCCCGAGGTGCGCATCTCCGGGGCTCAGGCCACCGGGTGCGCGCCGGTGGCCACCGCCTTCGCCGACGGCGTCGACCACATCCGCCCGGTCCGGCCCTCGACGATCGCCAAGTCGCTGGCCATCGGCGACCCGGCGGACGGTTGGTACGCCCTGGACACCGTGCGCTCGACGGGCGGCGCCCTGGACGCCGTCACCGACGAGGAGATCGTCGAGGGCATTGGGTTGCTGGCCCGCACCGAGGGCATCTTCGCCGAGACGGCGGGGGGCGTGACGGTCGCGACGCTGGCCAAGCTGGCGGCGGCGGGCGTCGTCCGCTCCGACGAGCGGGTGGTCGCCTACGTCACTGGTCACGGGTTGAAGACGGTCGACGCGGTGACGCCCCACGCGGGCCCCAGCGCCACCATCGCCCCGTCGATGGACGCCTTCGCCGAGGCGCTGGCCGAGCTCGAGCAGATCGACCGGCCATGA
- a CDS encoding glucosyl-3-phosphoglycerate synthase — protein MVPGRSRAFHHRDFPLESLAAAKRGRRVSVCLPARDESATIGPILRALLGGRVAVSGLVDEVLVVDDGSTDDTAEVARSEGARVVRAADVLGQHGGEPGKGQALWSAVFASEGDVVAFLDADVTNFQPSFVAGLLGPVLTNDDVALVKAFYDRPLDGQATGGGRVTELVARPLIAVLLPHLSGIVQPLAGECAAPREVLERLPFAYGYGVELGLLADVAARFGLDSIAEVDLGVRAHRNRPVSELAPQAVAIVQVALDRAGVPARAQTSATLVVPGAAPMTVSSGDLPPLLEVPAYTRRSA, from the coding sequence ATGGTCCCCGGCCGGTCACGGGCCTTTCACCACCGCGATTTTCCCCTCGAATCCCTCGCCGCGGCCAAGCGGGGCCGGCGGGTGTCGGTCTGCCTCCCGGCGCGTGACGAGTCAGCGACCATCGGCCCGATCCTGCGGGCGCTGCTGGGCGGTCGGGTCGCGGTGTCCGGTCTCGTCGACGAGGTCCTCGTCGTCGACGACGGCTCGACCGACGATACCGCCGAGGTCGCCCGATCGGAGGGGGCCCGGGTGGTGCGGGCGGCCGACGTGCTCGGCCAGCACGGCGGGGAGCCGGGCAAGGGCCAGGCGCTGTGGAGCGCGGTGTTCGCCAGCGAGGGGGACGTCGTCGCCTTTCTCGACGCCGATGTGACCAACTTTCAGCCCTCGTTCGTCGCCGGGCTGCTGGGTCCCGTGCTCACGAACGACGACGTGGCCCTGGTCAAGGCGTTCTACGACCGCCCGCTCGACGGGCAGGCGACAGGTGGAGGGCGGGTGACCGAGCTGGTTGCCAGGCCTCTCATCGCCGTGCTGCTCCCGCACCTGTCCGGCATCGTCCAGCCGCTCGCTGGTGAGTGCGCGGCACCGCGGGAGGTGCTCGAGCGGCTGCCGTTCGCGTACGGGTATGGGGTGGAGCTGGGGCTGCTGGCCGACGTCGCCGCCCGTTTCGGCCTGGACTCGATCGCCGAGGTCGACCTGGGCGTGCGGGCTCATCGGAACCGACCGGTGTCCGAGCTGGCACCCCAGGCCGTCGCGATCGTCCAGGTCGCCCTCGATCGCGCCGGGGTGCCAGCTCGGGCGCAGACGTCGGCGACGCTCGTCGTTCCTGGCGCCGCGCCGATGACGGTGTCGTCCGGGGATCTCCCGCCCCTGCTCGAGGTCCCTGCCTACACCCGCCGCAGCGCCTGA